Proteins encoded within one genomic window of Humulus lupulus chromosome 1, drHumLupu1.1, whole genome shotgun sequence:
- the LOC133812404 gene encoding cold-regulated 413 plasma membrane protein 2-like, which translates to MGRDYLAMKTDPATTDLINSDINELKIAATRLISHAATLGGLGFGTSFLKWVASFAAIYLLILDRTNWKTNMLTSLLIPYIFFSLPSVLFHFLSGEFGKWVAFIAVVLRLFFPRHFPDWLELPGSLILLLVVAPSFFSHTLRDSFVGVLLCLLIGCYLLQQHIRASGGFRNSFTQTHGISNTVGIILLLVFPIWSLVVHVL; encoded by the exons ATGGGTAGGGATTATTTGGCTATGAAGACTGATCCAGCCACCACTGATTTGATCAATTCTGATATCAACGAGCTAAAGATTGCAGCCACAAGGCTCATTAGTCATGCTGCTACGCTCGGTGGGTTGGGCTTTGGCACTTCTTTTCTCAAATGGGTCGCTTCGTTTGCTGCCAT ATACTTGTTGATTTTGGATCGAACAAATTGGAAGACAAATATGTTGACCTCACTTTTAATCCCCTACATCTTCTTCAGTCTTCCCTCAGTACTGTTCCACTTTCTGAG TGGAGAGTTTGGAAAATGGGTTGCTTTTATTGCGGTTGTGCTAAGGCTTTTCTTCCCCAGACACTTCCCAG ATTGGTTGGAGTTGCCAGGGTCGTTGATTCTTCTTCTGGTGGTGGCTCCAAGCTTCTTTTCACACACACTAAGGGACAGTTTTGTTGGTGTTCTGTTATGCCTCCTCATCGGCTGTTACCTGCTTCAGCAGCACATCCGGGCCTCTGGCGGATTCCGAAACTCCTTCACTCAAACTCATGGGATATCCAACACTGTTGGCATTATTCTTCTCTTGGTCTTCCCTATTTGGTCTCTGGTTGTCCATGTTCTCTAG